The Triticum aestivum cultivar Chinese Spring chromosome 7B, IWGSC CS RefSeq v2.1, whole genome shotgun sequence genome window below encodes:
- the LOC123159033 gene encoding auxin-responsive protein IAA23: MSTSSTNSAESPAVSGLDYDDTALTLALPGSSADDRKRAHHDEHDKPPSPKARAVGWPPVRAYRRNALREEGACKLVKVAVDGAPYLRKVDLAAHDGYEALLRALHGMFAPCLAVRGEGELGSRLVDAATGTEYVPTYEDRDGDWMLVGDVPWKMFVESCKRIRLMKSSEAVNLAPGASSE; this comes from the exons ATGTCGACGAGCTCGACCAACTCCGCCGAGTCCCCGGCCGTGTCCGGCCTCGACTACGACGACACCGCCCTCACCCTCGCCCTCCCCGGCTCCTCCGCCGACGACCGCAAGCGCGCCCACCACGACGAGCACGACAAGCCTCCCTCCCCAAA AGCGCGCGCTGTGGGGTGGCCTCCGGTGCGGGCTTACCGGCGCAACGCGCTGCGCGAGGAGGGCGCGTGCAAGCTCGTGAAGGTGGCCGTGGATGGCGCCCCCTACCTGCGCAAGGTGGACCTCGCCGCGCACGACGgatacgaggccctgctccgcgcGCTCCACGGCATGTTTGCCCCGTGCCTCGCCGTCCGTGGCGAAGGCGAGCTCGGGAGCAGGCTCGTGGACGCGGCCACCGGCACCGAGTACGTGCCCACCTACGAGGACAGGGACGGCGACTGGATGCTCGTTGGAGATGTCCCCTGGAA GATGTTCGTCGAGTCCTGCAAGCGGATCCGACTCATGAAGAGCTCCGAGGCCGTCAACCTAG CTCCAGGAGCATCTTCCGAATGA